GACTTCTTAATTCTTTAACGATGCCAGTTTTTTCAAATTTTCTCTTAAATTTTTTCAGCGCTTTTTCAATGTTTTCGCCTTCTTTTACAGGTACTACAATCATTTTATTAATATTAAAATATGTTATGGTTTAAAACTTACAGTTTATTGCGCCGCAAAATTACACATACTTTCTTGATTCACAAAACTTTCGACCTTTTTTTATCTTTTCGAGCACAGAAGAATAGATTAAACATATAAAATTAAAACAAGAGGTATCATAATCAGCCGAACAGTTACAAGAAATGTAACAAAGAAAGATCAGAGCATTATTTAAACTTTAATTTCAGAGTATTATTTAGCACAAAAGTGCTAAAACGCATTAATAAAATAGTTATTTTTGTGAAATATGAAAACTTCTATAAACAAATAACCCTATGGCAGAGCATATAATTAATCAACGCATAACTAATTTAAGAAGATTATTACGGAAACTAAATCTTGCAGCTTGTATAATACCCAGCACAGACCCGCATCTTAGTGAATACGTATCCCCCTACTGGGAGGCAAGGAAATGGATATCCGGTTTCACAGGCTCTGCGGGAACCATTGTAGTAACTCTCAACGAAGCTGGTTTATGGACTGATTCCCGTTATTTTCTACAAGCAAGTGAACAACTTAGTGGAAGTGAAATCAAATTATATAAGGAGATGTTACCAGAAACTCCTAGCATCACAGATTTCTTATGCAGCGTACTCAAGGCATCAGATATGGTAGGAATTAATGGAGAAGTTTTTTCTACCAACCAAGTTCTAGAAATGCAGAAAACATTAATCGAAAAAAAAGGTATAAAGCTTAATTCGGACTTTGATGCTATGAAAGAATTGTGGAAAGATCGCCCTCTCTTTCCTAAGTCGAAAGCCTATATATATAATGAGAAATATGCCGGAATAAACATAAAAGCAAAAATTGAAGTTATTCGCAAAGAGATGCAAGAGCAAAAAATTGAAGCACTCTTCCTATCGTCTCTTGATGAAATAGCCTGGGTCCTTAACTTAAGAGGTAACGATGTAAAATGCAATCCGGTCGTCATCAGCTACCTTCTTATAACCCAAGACAAAAGTGTCTACTTTATATATGAAGATAAGGTTTCTAAAGAAGTTCGGAGCTATTTAGAAAAGTCAGCCGTTTGCATTGAAGACTATAACAGCGTTGCTGTTCATTTAATGCAACTTGAAACAGCCAACATATTGTTTGATCCTAATAAAACTAATTACCATATTTTTTCTGCCATCAATCCCAAATGCCAAATTAAATTAGGTAATTCTCCTGTAAACCTACTTAAAGCAGTTAGAAATGAGACTGAAATTAATGGTATCCGTAACGCAATGACGCGCGACGGAATAGCTCTCACCAAATTCCTTATATGGCTAGAAGCAAATGTCCCACTAAAATCAGAAACAGAAATAAGTATTGATAAAAAGCTACATGAATTCCGAGCACAGCAAGTATTATACATGGGAGAAAGCTTTGATACAATAGCCGGATATAAAGAACACGCAGCAATTGTTCATTACTCAGCCACAACAGAAAGCGACGTAACTCTTCATCCCGAAGGTTTCTTGCTACTCGACTCTGGAGCACAATATCTTGACGGTACAACAGATATCACCCGCACAATTGCTCTCGGGAAGTTAACACAAGAAGAAAAGATTGATTATACATTAGTACTCAAAGGACACATTAATTTGGCTATGGCCAAATTTCCAGCAGGAACTCGAGGGGTACAATTAGATGTACTGGCACGCATGCCTCTTTGGCAAAGGGGAATGAACTATCTACATGGCACAGGGCATGGAGTCGGACACTTTCTAAATGTGCACGAAGGACCACAAAGCATCCGCATGAATGAAAATCCCATCGTACTGCAACCCGGCATGCTTACTTCAAATGAGCCGGGGATATACAAGAGCGGCAGCCATGGCATTCGAATTGAAAATTTACTCCTCGTATGCAAAGATCAAATAGGAATGTTTGGAGAATATTTAAAATTTGAAACGGTAACAC
This is a stretch of genomic DNA from uncultured Bacteroides sp.. It encodes these proteins:
- the rpsU gene encoding 30S ribosomal protein S21 — encoded protein: MIVVPVKEGENIEKALKKFKRKFEKTGIVKELRSRQQFDKPSVLKRLKKEHAAYVQKLQQVED
- a CDS encoding aminopeptidase P family protein, producing the protein MAEHIINQRITNLRRLLRKLNLAACIIPSTDPHLSEYVSPYWEARKWISGFTGSAGTIVVTLNEAGLWTDSRYFLQASEQLSGSEIKLYKEMLPETPSITDFLCSVLKASDMVGINGEVFSTNQVLEMQKTLIEKKGIKLNSDFDAMKELWKDRPLFPKSKAYIYNEKYAGINIKAKIEVIRKEMQEQKIEALFLSSLDEIAWVLNLRGNDVKCNPVVISYLLITQDKSVYFIYEDKVSKEVRSYLEKSAVCIEDYNSVAVHLMQLETANILFDPNKTNYHIFSAINPKCQIKLGNSPVNLLKAVRNETEINGIRNAMTRDGIALTKFLIWLEANVPLKSETEISIDKKLHEFRAQQVLYMGESFDTIAGYKEHAAIVHYSATTESDVTLHPEGFLLLDSGAQYLDGTTDITRTIALGKLTQEEKIDYTLVLKGHINLAMAKFPAGTRGVQLDVLARMPLWQRGMNYLHGTGHGVGHFLNVHEGPQSIRMNENPIVLQPGMLTSNEPGIYKSGSHGIRIENLLLVCKDQIGMFGEYLKFETVTLCPICKEGIIKELLSNEEITWLNEYHQTVYQKLSPHLSDEEKKWLKDKTEKLA